Proteins encoded by one window of Monoglobus pectinilyticus:
- a CDS encoding helix-turn-helix domain-containing protein codes for MNILKKCFSKTLYFRRMELKLNQEKMAEKCCLSPRQYTDLENGKRLPSFRSLINIIINGRIDLNLFIEEIIKAGYAPEDSVGK; via the coding sequence ATGAATATCTTAAAAAAGTGCTTTAGTAAAACACTATACTTTAGAAGAATGGAACTAAAATTAAATCAAGAGAAAATGGCGGAAAAATGCTGTCTATCGCCACGTCAATACACAGATTTAGAAAATGGGAAAAGACTCCCGTCTTTTAGGAGTTTAATTAATATAATTATAAATGGCAGAATAGACTTAAATCTATTTATAGAAGAAATTATCAAAGCTGGATACGCACCTGAAGATTCAGTAGGTAAATAA
- a CDS encoding ArsR/SmtB family transcription factor: protein MEDEFETERKLDEKQTKHSQKLLNDKLISNISSFFKVLGDETRVKILYALSQNEMCVSDISAMLDMSQSAISHQLKQLKLGGQVKTRREGKSIYYSIDDDHVVDIINKTLSHVEHKIKDGQLL, encoded by the coding sequence ATGGAGGATGAGTTTGAAACAGAAAGAAAACTTGATGAGAAGCAGACGAAACATTCACAAAAGTTATTAAATGATAAACTGATTTCAAATATATCATCATTTTTTAAAGTTTTGGGAGACGAAACACGTGTTAAAATTTTGTATGCGCTGTCTCAAAACGAAATGTGTGTATCGGATATTTCCGCTATGCTTGATATGTCGCAGTCAGCTATATCACATCAGCTTAAGCAATTGAAATTGGGCGGACAAGTTAAGACGAGACGTGAGGGCAAAAGTATTTATTATTCTATAGATGACGACCATGTGGTTGATATAATCAACAAGACTTTATCCCATGTTGAACATAAAATAAAAGACGGTCAGCTGCTGTAA
- a CDS encoding stalk domain-containing protein: MKEITRIVIVIFAVTILISTASAYADVVQPIKEMQIGDYFILGKYNEEPIVWRYVADDENGKLIVSDKILCLKPFGENNFWEESFPRAWLNSDVAEGEKEWSWAVNYNNLVIDSAQIPTNEKGFLYESNFSKKERKVFKPVMQWTMLPLNHLDLATNGETEVYNALKEYRQGSPMNGGYFKFYDIEELPEAYHGAAHEVTDTVFLMDEMQIYNMWKNLGEVKAVLGEDCDSLFTKLSEYNDYFLRTASKDELGCTSLGEDGEYMHLSCYYYGGIRPAFYLDEDNAVILSGSGTAEEPYIMTGREIEVYTNGTKAEMSDQPTIKDGIVMLPVKETFEKLGAKVNWDEATQAVTIEKDGNYIYMLRDNKGIMINGEIYDLGYPMTMIEDVAYVPLTAIEMSITQNVTWNGEQYRIDINTK, from the coding sequence ATGAAAGAAATAACAAGAATAGTAATTGTTATATTTGCAGTAACGATATTGATAAGTACAGCATCAGCATATGCTGATGTTGTACAACCTATAAAAGAAATGCAAATAGGAGATTACTTTATTTTAGGAAAATATAATGAGGAGCCAATAGTTTGGAGATATGTAGCAGATGATGAGAATGGTAAACTCATAGTAAGTGATAAAATATTGTGTTTAAAACCATTTGGAGAAAATAATTTTTGGGAAGAATCTTTTCCAAGAGCCTGGTTAAATTCAGATGTTGCGGAAGGCGAAAAAGAATGGAGTTGGGCAGTCAATTACAATAATCTTGTTATAGATAGTGCCCAAATTCCTACTAACGAGAAAGGATTTCTATATGAAAGTAATTTTTCAAAAAAAGAAAGAAAAGTATTTAAACCGGTAATGCAATGGACTATGCTGCCGTTAAATCATCTTGATTTAGCAACAAATGGGGAGACAGAAGTATATAACGCATTAAAGGAATATAGGCAGGGAAGTCCGATGAATGGCGGATATTTCAAATTTTATGATATAGAAGAATTGCCGGAGGCATATCATGGAGCAGCGCACGAAGTGACGGATACTGTGTTTTTAATGGACGAGATGCAAATATATAATATGTGGAAAAACTTAGGTGAAGTTAAAGCGGTATTAGGAGAAGATTGTGATTCATTATTTACAAAGTTGAGTGAATATAATGATTATTTTTTGCGTACTGCATCAAAAGATGAATTGGGTTGCACTTCTTTGGGTGAAGATGGAGAATATATGCATCTCTCGTGTTATTATTATGGAGGGATAAGACCGGCATTTTACTTAGACGAAGATAATGCAGTAATATTATCGGGAAGCGGAACAGCAGAAGAGCCATATATAATGACAGGAAGAGAAATAGAAGTATATACAAATGGAACAAAAGCAGAAATGAGTGACCAGCCAACAATAAAAGACGGAATAGTAATGTTACCGGTGAAAGAAACATTTGAGAAATTAGGAGCAAAAGTAAATTGGGATGAAGCAACCCAAGCCGTCACAATAGAAAAGGATGGAAACTACATCTATATGTTAAGAGATAACAAAGGAATAATGATAAATGGAGAAATATACGACTTAGGTTATCCAATGACAATGATAGAAGATGTAGCATATGTACCGCTGACAGCGATAGAAATGTCAATAACTCAGAACGTAACATGGAACGGCGAACAGTATCGAATTGACATAAATACAAAATAA
- a CDS encoding stalk domain-containing protein: MKRLIIFFLSLTIVTGSILFVSVIAKSNSNIIESENLKIDSMQIGDYFSLGKYNDEPIIWRYVADDENGKLIVSDKVLCNKPFGLSSFWQESYVRKWLNSTVSEGEVDWNLKEFHNRWVNENINTKEKGFLNESNFSQKERKVLKQVTQWTMLPINHLDLATNGETEVYNALKEYRQGSSIEPSYFKFYSVEELPEAYHGAAYEVTDTVFLMDEMQIYNMWKNFGDIKAILGEKGVSAFSEPGEYTEYFLRTASKDETGCTSLDENGEYGHGSCHFYGGIRPAFYLDEDNAVILSGSGTAEEPYIMTGREIEVYTNGTKAEMSDQPTIKDGIVMLPVKETFEKLGAKVNWDEETQAVTIEKDGNYIYMLRDNKGIMINGEIYDLGYPMTMIEDVAYVSLTAIEMSITPNVTWNGEQYRIDINTK; this comes from the coding sequence ATGAAAAGGTTAATAATTTTTTTTCTGAGTTTAACAATAGTAACCGGAAGTATATTATTTGTGTCGGTAATCGCAAAAAGTAATTCTAATATAATTGAATCTGAGAATTTAAAAATTGATAGTATGCAAATAGGAGATTATTTTAGTTTAGGAAAATACAATGATGAGCCAATAATATGGAGATATGTAGCAGATGATGAGAATGGTAAACTCATAGTAAGTGATAAAGTTTTGTGTAACAAGCCGTTTGGTCTTAGTAGTTTTTGGCAGGAATCATATGTCAGAAAATGGTTGAATTCTACAGTATCTGAAGGTGAAGTGGATTGGAATCTAAAAGAGTTTCATAATAGATGGGTAAATGAAAATATAAATACAAAAGAAAAGGGATTTCTAAATGAAAGTAATTTTTCACAGAAAGAAAGAAAAGTATTAAAACAGGTAACGCAATGGACTATGCTGCCAATAAATCATCTTGATTTAGCAACAAATGGGGAGACAGAAGTATATAACGCATTAAAAGAATATAGACAGGGAAGTTCGATTGAGCCTTCATATTTCAAATTTTATAGTGTGGAAGAATTGCCGGAGGCATATCATGGAGCAGCATATGAAGTTACAGATACTGTGTTTTTAATGGATGAGATGCAGATATATAATATGTGGAAGAATTTTGGTGATATAAAAGCGATATTAGGTGAAAAGGGAGTTTCAGCATTCTCTGAACCAGGCGAATATACTGAATATTTTCTTCGTACTGCATCAAAAGATGAAACGGGTTGCACTTCTCTGGATGAAAATGGAGAGTATGGACATGGTTCATGTCATTTTTATGGAGGTATCCGTCCAGCATTTTACTTAGACGAAGATAATGCAGTAATATTATCGGGAAGCGGAACAGCAGAAGAGCCATATATAATGACAGGAAGAGAAATAGAAGTATATACAAATGGAACAAAAGCAGAAATGAGTGACCAGCCAACAATAAAAGACGGAATAGTAATGTTACCGGTGAAAGAAACTTTTGAGAAATTAGGTGCAAAAGTAAATTGGGATGAAGAAACCCAAGCCGTCACAATAGAAAAGGATGGAAACTACATTTATATGTTAAGAGATAACAAAGGAATAATGATAAATGGAGAGATATACGACTTAGGTTATCCAATGACAATGATAGAAGATGTAGCATATGTATCGCTGACAGCGATAGAAATGTCAATAACACCGAACGTAACATGGAACGGCGAACAGTATCGAATTGACATAAATACAAAATAA
- a CDS encoding PucR family transcriptional regulator → MQGRVFQNTLVQLKREVQRTLGVIDDSDTIIACSDEDKIGNTVDNIFTVFSATGEVKTVAGACYKKIETFSKCEFVVFCEGDDDIARNACSFLAVNFLTIKQYYDEKYDKASFVKNIIVDNVLPGDVLYRTKELHINVECPRVVYLIRVVEETDQGYLEILNNLFPDKANDYVIRVDERDAVVVKEFRTEPTKEEIMVIAQNIFDTLGAEAMITPLIGISTLVERVQDLSQAYRESRIALEVGKVFDTEKDIISYDNLGIGRLIYQLPTTLCELFLDEVFKKESINVLDSETIYTIQKFFENNLNVSETSRKLFVHRNTLVYRLDKIKKLTGLDLREFDDAIIFKVAMMVNKYLSSQPTRL, encoded by the coding sequence GTGCAGGGCAGAGTATTTCAAAATACGCTTGTACAATTGAAAAGAGAAGTTCAAAGGACGCTGGGAGTTATTGATGACAGCGACACAATCATCGCGTGCAGTGATGAGGATAAAATCGGAAATACTGTTGATAATATTTTTACAGTTTTTTCTGCTACAGGTGAAGTAAAGACGGTGGCGGGAGCCTGCTATAAAAAAATAGAAACATTCAGTAAGTGTGAGTTTGTTGTTTTCTGTGAGGGAGACGACGATATTGCCAGAAATGCGTGTTCATTCCTTGCTGTGAACTTTTTGACCATTAAGCAGTATTATGACGAAAAATATGACAAGGCAAGCTTTGTTAAAAATATTATCGTTGATAATGTTCTGCCGGGAGATGTTCTTTATAGAACTAAGGAACTTCATATTAATGTTGAGTGCCCCAGGGTTGTTTATTTAATCAGGGTTGTTGAGGAGACCGACCAGGGATACCTTGAGATATTAAACAATCTTTTCCCTGATAAAGCAAACGATTATGTTATCCGTGTTGACGAGCGGGACGCTGTTGTTGTTAAGGAATTTAGAACAGAACCTACTAAGGAAGAAATTATGGTTATCGCTCAGAATATTTTTGACACTTTGGGCGCTGAAGCTATGATTACTCCGCTCATTGGTATTTCAACTCTTGTTGAAAGGGTTCAGGATTTGTCACAGGCGTATAGGGAGTCAAGAATTGCGCTTGAAGTTGGCAAAGTGTTTGATACCGAGAAGGATATAATCAGCTATGATAATTTAGGAATAGGCCGTCTGATATACCAGCTGCCTACAACTTTGTGTGAATTGTTCCTGGACGAGGTATTTAAGAAAGAATCTATTAATGTGCTTGACAGCGAGACTATATATACTATTCAGAAATTCTTTGAAAATAATCTTAACGTTTCAGAGACTTCAAGAAAACTGTTTGTACACAGAAATACATTAGTATATAGGCTTGATAAAATAAAGAAGCTTACCGGTCTTGATTTGAGAGAATTCGACGACGCTATTATATTTAAGGTAGCGATGATGGTAAATAAATATTTGTCATCTCAGCCAACTAGGCTTTAG
- a CDS encoding cupin domain-containing protein, with product MIINFNEIEETVIPNFNGGEKNVASHMFVDKNNKIMYGCLEPGASIGLHTHDTSSEIIYILNGTGKVLYDGEYESVSEGLCHYCPKGHSHSLINDSKSNLVFFAVVPEQ from the coding sequence ATGATTATTAATTTTAATGAAATAGAAGAAACTGTTATTCCTAATTTTAATGGCGGAGAAAAAAATGTTGCATCACATATGTTTGTTGATAAAAACAATAAAATTATGTACGGATGTTTGGAACCCGGAGCGTCTATTGGATTACATACCCATGATACAAGCAGTGAAATTATATATATTTTAAATGGCACAGGAAAAGTTTTGTATGACGGTGAATATGAGAGTGTATCTGAGGGATTATGTCATTATTGTCCCAAAGGTCACAGTCATAGCTTAATTAATGACAGTAAAAGTAACTTAGTGTTTTTTGCGGTTGTTCCTGAACAATAA
- the lysS gene encoding lysine--tRNA ligase, which produces MSENNQQKNNTESDLNEVLKIRREKLAVLQESGANPFEITSYERTDMAGDIKENYADFEGKVVSIAGRLMSKRVMGKMSFADLADRSGRIQLCVKRDELGDDEYKVYKKYDIGDIVGVTGEVFTTQKGEISVRASKIVLLSKSLRPLPEKYHGLTNTDLRYRQRYVDLIMNPDVKRTFELRSRIIRAIRNYLDSRGYMEVETPILNTIPGGAAARPFITHHNTLDIDMYLRIAPELYLKRLIVGGFEKVYEMGRLFRNEGMDVKHNPEFTTIELYEAYTDYLGMMELTENLIKTVAQEVLGTTKITYQDEEIDLGQPWARMTMLESIKKYTGVDFSQTKTAEEAEELAKSIGVECDADAPKLSRGEIISLVFEEKVEEELVQPTFIYEYPVEISPLAKRFADNPEFTERFEIFITRREFGNAFSELNDPIDQKERFMSQVEKREQGDDEANMMDEDYVNALEYGLPPTGGLGIGIDRLVMLLTDSSSIRDVLLFPTMKPLD; this is translated from the coding sequence ATGAGCGAGAATAATCAACAAAAGAATAATACTGAAAGTGATTTGAACGAGGTTTTAAAGATTAGACGTGAAAAACTTGCTGTGCTGCAGGAAAGCGGTGCTAATCCTTTTGAAATCACTTCATATGAACGAACAGATATGGCAGGAGACATAAAGGAAAATTATGCTGATTTTGAAGGCAAAGTTGTCTCAATAGCCGGCCGTCTTATGTCTAAGCGTGTAATGGGAAAAATGTCGTTTGCAGATTTGGCAGATAGAAGCGGAAGGATTCAGCTTTGTGTTAAGCGTGACGAATTGGGAGACGACGAATATAAGGTATATAAGAAATATGATATAGGTGATATTGTCGGAGTGACAGGAGAGGTGTTTACCACTCAAAAGGGCGAGATATCTGTAAGAGCATCTAAGATAGTGCTTCTTTCTAAATCTTTGCGGCCGCTGCCTGAAAAATATCATGGTCTTACAAATACAGATTTGAGATATAGGCAGAGATATGTTGACCTTATCATGAATCCGGATGTTAAGAGAACGTTTGAACTCAGAAGCCGTATAATCAGAGCTATCAGAAACTATTTGGACAGCAGAGGTTATATGGAAGTTGAAACTCCTATTCTCAATACAATACCGGGAGGAGCAGCAGCGCGTCCATTTATTACTCACCACAATACTTTGGATATTGATATGTATCTTAGAATTGCGCCTGAGTTATATTTGAAGCGTCTCATAGTCGGCGGTTTTGAAAAAGTATACGAAATGGGAAGACTTTTCAGAAATGAAGGAATGGATGTTAAGCATAATCCTGAATTCACAACAATTGAACTATATGAAGCATACACCGATTATTTGGGAATGATGGAGCTTACTGAAAATCTTATTAAAACTGTAGCACAGGAAGTTTTGGGCACAACAAAAATTACTTATCAGGATGAAGAAATAGATTTAGGTCAGCCGTGGGCAAGAATGACAATGCTTGAGTCAATAAAAAAATATACAGGTGTTGATTTTTCACAGACTAAGACAGCAGAAGAGGCGGAAGAACTTGCAAAATCTATCGGCGTTGAATGTGACGCTGACGCGCCTAAGCTTTCCCGCGGTGAAATTATCAGTCTAGTGTTTGAGGAAAAGGTAGAAGAGGAACTTGTTCAGCCTACGTTTATTTATGAGTATCCTGTTGAGATTTCTCCTCTTGCTAAAAGATTTGCGGACAACCCTGAATTTACTGAGCGTTTTGAAATATTTATTACCCGCAGAGAGTTTGGAAACGCGTTTTCAGAGCTTAATGACCCAATCGACCAAAAGGAACGTTTTATGAGTCAGGTCGAGAAGAGAGAGCAGGGTGATGATGAGGCAAACATGATGGATGAGGATTATGTTAATGCGCTTGAATACGGACTTCCTCCAACTGGCGGTCTGGGTATAGGTATTGACAGGCTTGTTATGCTGCTGACCGACAGCAGTTCAATACGTGACGTCTTATTGTTCCCGACAATGAAGCCGCTTGATTAG
- the greA gene encoding transcription elongation factor GreA — protein MDNKQVKLTEDGLKQLEEELEYLKTKKRKEVSEKIKVALGFGDLSENSEYDEAKNEQAQVEARIVSVENMLKNAIVIDESERDTSKVELGATVTIHDIEFDEDITYKIVGSTEADPDEGRLSDESPLGKSLMGKAEGEMIDVDAPAGVIQYKILKIS, from the coding sequence ATGGACAATAAACAGGTAAAGTTGACTGAGGACGGTCTTAAGCAGCTTGAGGAAGAACTTGAATATTTAAAGACTAAAAAAAGAAAAGAAGTTTCTGAAAAAATAAAAGTTGCTCTTGGATTTGGAGATCTTTCCGAGAACTCGGAATACGATGAGGCAAAAAATGAACAAGCTCAGGTTGAGGCCCGCATTGTCTCTGTTGAGAATATGCTGAAAAACGCTATAGTGATTGATGAGAGCGAACGCGATACGTCAAAAGTTGAACTTGGCGCAACCGTTACTATTCACGATATTGAATTTGATGAAGATATAACATATAAAATTGTTGGTTCTACAGAAGCTGACCCTGATGAGGGAAGGCTCTCAGACGAGTCTCCTCTTGGCAAGTCACTTATGGGAAAGGCTGAAGGCGAAATGATTGATGTGGATGCGCCTGCCGGAGTTATTCAATATAAGATTTTAAAGATTTCTTAA
- a CDS encoding copper amine oxidase N-terminal domain-containing protein, translated as MKKLMNLIIVITIIFSLNTSLCVAQTENLQSLPELKQGDYFLMGKYNDEPILWRYVNNDNNKIFSNDAIYDETNNIVIKKSDYNDKYEIGKFDNGKFYFDEINYNIDMESKVLLYSDKILCFKEFDTVEDLHNKETNFWKESSIRKWLNSTDLNIVEYNKESGFISRTNFTNSQRSIMINSYIQTYWPIERVSKDIIKYPFGLFKNMYGETNAHGDNYYTIPRVGYMITGKGGVKNITQDKIFLLEEEQIYNIFKSFDSAVSQLSEGLKFEYEKANYNYAYWIRSPYNANEAEAGINGCIISGEVLEDTQNMHHLPYSNIDFKVGDKYTKSSVTEKKGIRPAFYLDIDNAIILSGTGTKEDPYVLDGKPVISVNLNNTELDFYDQPIIKDGIIMLPMDEIYKYIGAKTIDWNNEYKSIAMEYNGNYIYMMLDNKGIIVNGESYDMGYPMTMIDDVAYVPLTAIEMTITQNVTWNGEQYRIDIN; from the coding sequence ATGAAAAAATTGATGAATTTGATTATAGTTATAACAATAATATTTTCACTGAACACCTCATTGTGTGTTGCGCAAACAGAAAATTTGCAATCTTTGCCCGAATTAAAGCAAGGAGATTATTTCTTAATGGGAAAGTACAATGATGAACCTATTTTATGGAGGTATGTAAATAATGATAATAATAAAATTTTCAGTAATGATGCAATATATGATGAAACTAATAATATAGTTATAAAAAAATCGGATTATAATGATAAATATGAAATAGGCAAATTTGACAATGGAAAATTCTATTTTGATGAAATCAACTATAACATTGATATGGAATCGAAAGTTTTGTTATATTCTGATAAAATACTGTGTTTTAAAGAATTTGATACAGTAGAAGATTTACATAATAAAGAAACAAATTTTTGGAAGGAGTCATCAATAAGAAAATGGCTTAATTCGACAGATTTAAATATTGTTGAATATAATAAAGAAAGTGGTTTTATATCAAGAACAAATTTTACTAATAGTCAAAGAAGTATAATGATTAATAGTTATATTCAAACATATTGGCCTATTGAGCGAGTTTCTAAAGATATAATAAAATATCCATTTGGATTATTTAAAAATATGTATGGTGAAACAAATGCACATGGAGATAATTATTATACAATTCCAAGAGTCGGATATATGATTACTGGAAAAGGTGGTGTTAAAAATATAACACAAGACAAAATATTTTTGTTAGAAGAGGAACAAATATATAATATTTTTAAATCATTTGATTCTGCAGTATCACAATTATCTGAGGGTCTAAAATTTGAATATGAGAAGGCGAATTATAATTATGCTTATTGGATAAGAAGTCCATATAATGCTAATGAAGCAGAAGCTGGAATAAATGGTTGCATAATAAGCGGAGAAGTATTAGAAGATACACAAAATATGCATCATCTTCCGTATAGTAATATTGATTTTAAAGTAGGTGACAAATATACAAAAAGTTCGGTAACTGAGAAAAAAGGAATACGTCCGGCATTTTATTTAGATATTGATAATGCTATTATATTATCCGGAACAGGAACCAAAGAAGATCCATATGTTTTAGATGGCAAGCCAGTTATATCAGTTAATTTAAATAATACAGAGCTGGATTTTTATGATCAGCCGATTATAAAAGATGGGATTATCATGCTGCCAATGGATGAAATATATAAATATATAGGAGCGAAAACTATTGATTGGAATAATGAGTATAAATCAATTGCAATGGAATATAACGGAAACTATATTTATATGATGTTGGATAACAAAGGTATAATAGTAAATGGAGAATCGTATGATATGGGATATCCAATGACAATGATAGATGATGTTGCATATGTTCCGCTGACAGCAATAGAAATGACAATAACTCAGAACGTAACATGGAACGGCGAACAGTATCGAATTGATATAAATTAA
- a CDS encoding S41 family peptidase: MYIKKRVLIVCSVLLIVVTAVLTVGLVNPFGFTNYLDFIKFSTVTNTIKNMYYEDVPMSDYVNSSIEGFAQGTEDAYTNYIYGEEADEYMEDVSGSFDGIGVYIENNIEDNTITVVSAISDTPAEKVGLVSGDKILKVAGVSYTGEQINEAVRNMKGQTGTTVDIEVLKAESGETVSLTVERQHINVKTVKSKIIDGTNIGYISISQFIESTGDDFNKALSKLTSDGAKSLVLDLRNNPGGYIEAAVDVASNFVKSGEDVVYTLDKKGNREDYKSNGKQYYIPVTVLINQGSASASEIVTGALKDYGLAHVIGEKSYGKGIVQSVFGLGDGIVSVTIARYYTPNGTCIHKLGIEPDETVPMELNKYANLDNLTLEEDEQLSAAVNYLNSVSK; encoded by the coding sequence ATGTATATAAAAAAACGGGTATTGATTGTTTGTTCGGTTTTATTAATTGTTGTGACTGCTGTGCTTACCGTAGGTCTTGTAAATCCTTTTGGATTTACAAATTATCTTGACTTTATAAAGTTTTCAACAGTTACAAACACAATAAAAAATATGTATTATGAAGACGTTCCCATGTCGGATTATGTAAACAGCTCCATTGAGGGATTTGCTCAGGGGACAGAAGACGCGTATACTAATTACATTTACGGCGAAGAGGCTGATGAATATATGGAAGATGTCAGCGGAAGCTTTGATGGAATTGGCGTGTATATAGAAAATAATATCGAAGACAATACAATAACCGTTGTGTCAGCTATATCGGACACTCCGGCTGAAAAAGTTGGCTTGGTAAGCGGTGATAAAATTTTAAAAGTAGCGGGAGTAAGTTATACCGGAGAGCAAATCAATGAGGCGGTCAGAAATATGAAAGGACAAACCGGAACGACTGTTGATATTGAGGTCTTGAAGGCCGAGTCAGGTGAAACGGTAAGCCTTACGGTAGAGCGTCAGCATATTAACGTTAAAACAGTAAAGTCAAAAATAATTGACGGAACTAATATAGGCTATATATCAATATCACAGTTTATTGAAAGTACCGGTGATGATTTTAATAAGGCTTTGAGCAAATTAACTTCTGACGGAGCTAAATCTTTGGTTTTGGATTTAAGAAATAATCCGGGCGGATATATTGAAGCTGCTGTGGATGTCGCATCCAATTTTGTTAAGAGCGGTGAAGATGTGGTATACACTCTTGATAAGAAAGGAAACAGGGAAGATTATAAATCAAATGGAAAGCAGTATTATATACCCGTTACGGTTCTTATAAATCAGGGTTCCGCATCCGCAAGCGAAATAGTAACCGGGGCTTTGAAAGATTATGGATTAGCTCATGTGATAGGAGAAAAATCTTATGGTAAGGGAATTGTTCAGTCTGTTTTCGGTTTAGGTGACGGAATTGTTTCTGTAACAATTGCGAGATATTATACTCCGAACGGAACTTGTATCCATAAACTTGGTATAGAACCTGATGAGACGGTGCCTATGGAATTAAATAAGTACGCTAATCTTGATAACTTAACTCTTGAGGAGGATGAACAATTATCTGCGGCAGTAAATTATTTGAATTCTGTTTCAAAATAG
- a CDS encoding tyrosine-type recombinase/integrase produces MVKPHYGYAKRESAVKRKLREYKKEVAKGNFETQDSYMLFQDYCLDWLNSVYKNKVIVTTFSERMRTIPFKSKAIEVIEKIIKIQQKLGITSNRISATLNDTYVSSTLFIYRINDLLKRIQSEKEIVSHGLRHTFVTLSAYAGVPLNVVSNWVGHKNVEITQDYNHILKTQVDKGVALLENC; encoded by the coding sequence ATGGTCAAGCCTCATTATGGCTATGCTAAAAGAGAATCCGCAGTAAAACGAAAACTTAGAGAGTATAAAAAAGAGGTCGCAAAAGGCAATTTTGAAACACAAGATTCGTATATGTTATTTCAAGATTACTGTTTAGACTGGTTAAATAGTGTGTATAAAAATAAAGTTATTGTTACTACATTTTCTGAAAGAATGCGAACAATTCCATTTAAATCAAAGGCAATAGAAGTAATAGAAAAGATAATAAAAATACAGCAAAAATTGGGTATAACAAGTAATAGAATAAGTGCTACATTAAATGATACATATGTTTCTTCAACGTTATTTATATATAGAATTAATGATTTGCTGAAAAGAATACAATCGGAAAAGGAGATAGTATCTCATGGTTTAAGACATACATTCGTAACATTATCTGCGTATGCTGGAGTGCCTCTAAATGTAGTTTCAAACTGGGTAGGTCATAAAAATGTTGAAATAACACAAGACTATAATCACATTTTAAAAACTCAAGTAGATAAAGGGGTAGCATTATTAGAAAATTGTTGA